A section of the Falco peregrinus isolate bFalPer1 chromosome 3, bFalPer1.pri, whole genome shotgun sequence genome encodes:
- the GJA9 gene encoding gap junction alpha-9 protein, whose translation MGDWNFLGGILEEVHIHSTIIGKIWLTILFIFRMLVLGVATEDVWNDEQSEFICNTEQPGCRNVCYDEAFPISLIRYWVLQVIFVSSPSLVYMGHALYRLRALEKERQKKKAQLRVELESTELEIPTECRKRLERELRQLDQRKLNKAPLRGSLLCTYVIHIFTRSAVEVGFMIGQYLLYGFHLDPLYKCQRDPCPNTVDCFVSRPTEKTVFILFMQSIATVSLLLNILEIIHLGFRKIKMGLCGQNKNKDDPDNFYINKSKKYSVIPRSSLGISTPPQKTLPSTLGGYAFLMEKQTDAAVYPVLNSPPMFQYVQNNRAERSSNYTHCNQENKSPKKRTATNALDNQTQNTSINNNEDLLGTEAQDMQKEAEKKHFLVITQNADTASSTCLRSSAEMPSQTSLQHDTTFPVTGFRRQHGISSSWNCSAMAENAGASTNCLPKNRNRRQSSFSTTKAQPPYNADIKNSSRPETPDSTGEVSSESKQSRNCDSPKPFPLCRRLSLSSNASIRRAPTDLQI comes from the coding sequence ATGGGAGACTGGAATTTCCTTGGAGGCATTTTAGAGGAGGTCCACATTCATTCCACTATTATTGGAAAGATTTGGCTAACGATCCTCTTCATATTTCGAATGCTTGTCCTCGGAGTGGCAACTGAGGATGTTTGGAACGATGAACAATCAGAATTTATATGCAACACTGAGCAACCTGGTTGTAGAAATGTGTGCTATGATGAGGCCTTTCCCATCTCTCTCATAAGATACTGGGTCTTGCAAGTCATATTTGTGTCTTCCCCTTCCTTGGTGTATATGGGTCATGCCTTATACAGACTAAGAGCCTTGGAAAAagagaggcaaaaaaagaaagctcagcTAAGAGTCGAACTGGAAAGCACCGAATTAGAAATTCCGACTGAATGTCGGAAAAGGCTGGAGAGAGAACTCCGGCAACTGGATCAAAGAAAGCTAAACAAAGCACCCCTGAGAGGCTCTTTGCTCTGCACTTACGTGATACATATTTTCACAAGATCTGCTGTGGAAGTTGGCTTCATGATTGGGCAGTATCTTCTTTATGGCTTTCATCTAGATCCCCTTTACAAATGTCAGAGAGATCCATGTCCAAACACAGTTGACTGCTTTGTGTCTAGGCCAACAGAGAAGACAGTGTTCATATTATTCATGCAATCCATAGCAACTGTATCATTACTTTTAAATATCCTAGAAATTATCCACCTAGGATTCCGAAAAATTAAAATGGGACTCTGTGGGCAGAATAAAAACAAGGATGACCCTGACAATTTCTACATAAACAAGTCTAAGAAATACTCGGTGATACCACGCTCCTCTTTAGGAATATCCACACCCCCGCAAAAGACTCTTCCTTCTACACTCGGCGGTTATgcctttttaatggaaaagcaaaCTGATGCTGCTGTCTACCCAGTTCTAAATTCTCCTCCCATGTTTCAGTACGTGCAAAATAACCGtgcagaaagaagcagcaattaCACCCATTGCAATCAGGAAAATAAATCGCCAAAGAAGAGGACAGCTACAAATGCTTTAGACAATCAGACTCAAAATACTAGCATAAATAATAACGAAGACTTGCTTGGGACTGAAGCGCAGGATATgcaaaaagaagctgaaaagaaacatttccttgtTATTACTCAGAATGCAGATACAGCTTCAAGCACGTGCTTGAGAAGCTCTGCTGAAATGCCGTCTCAAACTTCACTGCAACACGACACAACTTTTCCTGTTACTGGTTTCCGAAGACAACACGGAATCAGCTCGTCTTGGAACTGCTCGGCAATGGCTGAGAATGCGGGAGCTTCAACAAATTGTCTtccaaagaacagaaacagaagacaaagcagTTTCAGTACAACCAAAGCCCAACCACCCTACAATGCTGACATAAAAAATTCTAGCCGACCAGAGACTCCTGACTCTACAGGGGAGGTGAGCTCAGAATCTAAACAAAGTAGGAACTGCGACAGTCCTAAGCCTTTCCCCCTGTGCAGGCGCCTGTCGCTGTCAAGTAATGCCAGCATCAGGCGTGCCCCCACCGACCTTCAAATATAG
- the MYCBP gene encoding C-Myc-binding protein, whose protein sequence is MATAGKPSRRQSAGRRRGAACRRGAGQMAHCKAADSKREQFRRYLEKSGVLDTLTKVLVALYEEPEKPNSALDFLKHHLGASAPENPEIEALRLEVAEMKEKYEAVLEENKKLKTKLAQYEPPQDEKHGE, encoded by the exons ATGGCAACAGCGGGGAAGCCCTCGCGCCGCCAAAGCGCAGGGCGCAGGCGCGGGGCCGCGTGCAGGCGCGGTGCGGGTCAGATGGCGCATTGCAAG GCCGCGGACTCCAAGCGGGAGCAGTTCCGCCGGTACCTGGAGAAGTCGGGGGTGCTGGACACGCTCACCAAGG TGTTGGTAGCCTTATATGAAGAGCCAGAGAAACCAAATAGTGCACTGGA CTTTTTGAAGCATCATCTGGGAGCTTCAGCTCCTGAGAATCCAGAAATAGAGGCACTTCGCTTGGAAGTggcagagatgaaagaaaaatatgaagctgtgttggaagaaaataaaaaactgaaaaccaag CTGGCTCAGTATGAACCACCTCAAGACGAGAAGCATGGTGAATAA